A genomic segment from Bacteroidota bacterium encodes:
- a CDS encoding CoA transferase subunit A, with the protein MMNKIVANADEAVKDIPDNAVLMLGGFGLSGIPENCILALVRKGVKGLTFISNNAGVDDFGIGLMLKTRQVKKMISSYVGENAEFERQLLSGELEVELVPQGTLATRCMMAGYGIPAFFTPAGVGTEVAEGKETRMFDGKEYLMEHAFKSDFAIVKAWKGDATGNLIYRGTSRNFNPLMAMAGKITIAEVEEMVPVGTLNPNEIHTPGIYVQRIFQGQNYEKRIEQRTITKS; encoded by the coding sequence ATCATGAATAAAATAGTTGCAAACGCCGATGAGGCAGTGAAAGACATACCGGATAACGCGGTGCTGATGCTGGGTGGTTTTGGATTGAGCGGAATACCGGAGAACTGCATTTTGGCACTGGTTCGCAAGGGGGTGAAGGGGCTTACTTTTATTTCAAACAACGCCGGAGTAGATGATTTCGGTATCGGTCTGATGTTGAAGACTCGGCAGGTAAAGAAAATGATTTCGTCTTATGTAGGCGAGAACGCCGAATTTGAACGACAGTTACTTTCCGGCGAGTTGGAAGTAGAACTCGTTCCTCAGGGAACGCTTGCTACCCGTTGCATGATGGCGGGTTATGGCATACCGGCTTTTTTTACTCCGGCTGGTGTAGGCACGGAGGTCGCGGAAGGAAAAGAAACACGAATGTTTGATGGAAAAGAATATTTGATGGAACATGCTTTTAAATCAGACTTCGCGATTGTAAAGGCATGGAAGGGCGACGCTACCGGCAATCTGATTTATCGCGGTACCTCGCGCAACTTCAATCCATTGATGGCGATGGCGGGAAAGATTACTATTGCCGAAGTAGAAGAAATGGTACCGGTAGGCACCCTGAACCCCAACGAAATTCATACACCGGGTATATATGTGCAGCGTATTTTTCAGGGACAGAACTATGAAAAGCGAATTGAACAGCGAACGATTACAAAATCCTGA
- a CDS encoding DUF4296 domain-containing protein has product MNRLILFAFIWMMGCRSEMPTIPATVIPMDQMVQIMSDIHIVDAVAAEKAQGGMNEENLTKQYMVQIFKNRGVTAEKFLSSFRFYENHPALFDKIYGEALEEMSRREAKLSKE; this is encoded by the coding sequence ATGAACCGTCTGATTCTTTTCGCTTTTATTTGGATGATGGGTTGTCGGTCAGAAATGCCCACCATACCAGCGACGGTAATACCGATGGATCAAATGGTTCAAATTATGTCTGATATTCACATCGTGGATGCCGTAGCAGCCGAGAAAGCTCAGGGCGGAATGAATGAAGAGAACTTGACGAAACAATATATGGTACAGATATTTAAAAACCGAGGCGTGACGGCAGAAAAATTTTTAAGCAGTTTTCGGTTTTATGAAAACCATCCGGCGCTGTTTGACAAAATCTATGGAGAGGCGTTGGAAGAAATGAGTCGTCGCGAAGCAAAATTGAGTAAAGAATAA
- a CDS encoding YggS family pyridoxal phosphate-dependent enzyme: protein MNLDNFHQLTKEVRASGARLIAVSKTKPVEDIQTLYQAGQRMFGENKVQEMASKYEVLPKDIGWHLIGHLQTNKVKYIASFVSLIHSVDSLKLLAEIDRQAERCGRVIDCLLQISISDEETKFGLSEEVLYQLLDSDEFKKMDHIRICGFMGMATNTDVADKIEQEFASLKNIFEQVRERYFPTSVSFKELSMGMTSDYPLALKHGATLVRVGSLIFGERN, encoded by the coding sequence ATGAACCTCGACAATTTCCATCAGTTAACAAAAGAAGTCCGGGCATCTGGTGCCCGACTGATTGCTGTATCAAAAACCAAACCGGTTGAAGATATACAAACGCTCTATCAAGCAGGACAAAGAATGTTTGGCGAAAACAAAGTGCAAGAAATGGCCAGTAAATACGAAGTCCTGCCCAAAGACATTGGATGGCACCTCATCGGCCATCTGCAAACCAATAAGGTAAAATATATAGCCTCCTTCGTTTCGCTCATCCATTCAGTGGATAGTCTGAAACTCTTGGCAGAAATAGACCGGCAGGCTGAAAGGTGCGGACGGGTGATAGACTGCCTGTTGCAGATTTCGATTTCGGATGAAGAAACAAAATTCGGTTTGAGTGAAGAAGTTCTATATCAACTGCTCGATTCCGACGAGTTTAAGAAGATGGATCATATCCGCATTTGTGGTTTTATGGGCATGGCCACGAATACGGATGTTGCGGACAAGATAGAGCAGGAATTTGCCTCCCTGAAAAACATCTTCGAACAGGTGCGCGAAAGATATTTCCCTACCTCTGTCAGTTTCAAAGAACTCTCTATGGGCATGACCTCTGATTACCCCTTGGCGCTCAAGCATGGTGCTACGCTGGTTCGCGTAGGGAGTTTGATTTTTGGAGAAAGGAACTGA
- the sppA gene encoding signal peptide peptidase SppA, which produces MKQFFKFVFATITGLILFFVLSVFLLLGLAAAAGKEKTAKVKSNSIIKLDLGYSIPEQTSEDPFASFDFTTMKSKKALGLTDIRESIKKAETDENIKGIYLEMGVTDNGLATLEAIRQSLLEFRKSGKFVYAYGDMVSQKSYYLASAADKVYLNPNGLIELKGFGREIMYYKGMFDKLGVEVQDFHCGAFKSAIEPYVRTNMSEPNRQQLSIIYQDVYDYFLKNIARERKIDTAELNNIINNILAETPEKDIEFKLIDDALYYDQVEDKIREKLGTDKKKDVEFIEIGKYASTLEKDFKSSNKIAVVYAEGTIVDGEGQTGEVGGDKFAKLISKLRKDEKVKAIVLRVNSPGGSALASDIMWRELVLAKKEKPLVVSYGDVAASGGYYISCMGDRIFAQPNTITGSIGVFGLIPNAKKFFNDKLGITFDEVKVTKHGVLGGITKPVDAEEGAFLQRNVEKTYREFKERVAEGRKKDTAYIESIAQGRVWTGQQGIANGLVDEIGGLDEAIAYAAKQANLKDYRTKAYPEEKTLAEKLAEGFSEMKTNAIREQLGEQYAVYQTMEMLKKTRGIQARMVYDLGL; this is translated from the coding sequence ATGAAACAGTTCTTCAAATTCGTTTTTGCCACCATCACCGGTTTGATTTTGTTCTTCGTTTTGAGTGTGTTTCTGCTCTTGGGACTTGCTGCCGCTGCCGGCAAGGAGAAAACAGCCAAAGTCAAATCCAACTCAATTATTAAACTGGATTTGGGATACTCCATTCCCGAACAAACTAGCGAAGACCCCTTTGCCTCTTTTGATTTCACTACCATGAAATCAAAAAAGGCGTTGGGCTTGACCGATATCCGTGAGTCTATTAAGAAAGCGGAAACCGATGAAAACATCAAAGGCATTTATCTTGAAATGGGCGTTACCGATAATGGCTTGGCTACATTGGAAGCCATTCGCCAATCGCTGTTGGAATTCAGGAAGAGCGGAAAATTTGTTTATGCCTATGGCGATATGGTTTCGCAGAAATCATATTATCTGGCATCTGCCGCCGATAAAGTATATCTCAATCCAAACGGTCTGATTGAGTTGAAAGGATTCGGTAGGGAGATTATGTATTACAAAGGGATGTTTGACAAACTGGGGGTAGAAGTTCAGGACTTTCACTGCGGAGCATTTAAAAGCGCCATTGAACCTTATGTGCGCACCAACATGAGTGAACCCAACCGGCAACAACTTTCCATAATTTATCAAGATGTGTATGACTATTTTCTAAAAAACATTGCTCGCGAAAGAAAGATAGATACCGCTGAATTGAACAACATCATCAACAACATTTTGGCAGAAACTCCTGAAAAGGATATAGAATTTAAGCTGATTGACGATGCACTCTACTACGATCAGGTAGAGGATAAAATTCGCGAGAAACTGGGCACCGACAAAAAGAAGGATGTTGAATTTATCGAAATAGGAAAATATGCTTCTACGCTTGAAAAAGATTTTAAATCCTCCAACAAAATTGCTGTGGTATATGCCGAAGGCACTATTGTAGATGGCGAAGGGCAAACCGGTGAAGTAGGCGGCGATAAATTTGCCAAACTCATTTCAAAACTTCGCAAGGATGAAAAAGTAAAGGCCATTGTTTTGCGCGTCAATTCACCGGGAGGCAGTGCTTTGGCCAGCGATATTATGTGGAGAGAATTGGTTCTGGCTAAAAAAGAAAAGCCTTTGGTGGTGTCTTATGGCGATGTCGCGGCCTCCGGCGGATATTATATTTCCTGCATGGGCGATCGTATTTTTGCACAGCCAAATACTATTACCGGTTCGATTGGGGTTTTTGGATTGATTCCAAATGCAAAGAAGTTTTTCAATGATAAATTGGGAATTACGTTTGATGAAGTAAAGGTGACTAAACACGGGGTACTGGGCGGTATCACTAAACCTGTTGATGCTGAAGAAGGGGCATTTCTGCAAAGAAACGTGGAGAAAACCTATCGCGAATTTAAAGAGCGCGTAGCCGAAGGAAGAAAGAAAGACACTGCCTATATCGAAAGTATTGCTCAGGGCAGAGTTTGGACCGGACAGCAGGGCATCGCCAACGGACTGGTAGATGAAATTGGTGGTTTGGACGAAGCCATTGCTTATGCTGCCAAACAAGCCAACTTGAAAGATTACCGCACCAAAGCCTATCCAGAAGAAAAGACCTTGGCCGAAAAACTGGCCGAAGGATTTTCGGAAATGAAAACCAACGCCATCCGCGAACAGTTGGGCGAGCAATATGCCGTTTATCAAACGATGGAAATGTTGAAGAAAACCCGCGGCATTCAGGCGCGTATGGTTTATGACTTGGGTTTATAA
- a CDS encoding LysM peptidoglycan-binding domain-containing protein — protein sequence MKQFLFILLLAVISVVSVAQPCEQRHKVKRGETLYSISKEYGLKPEDLVKVNPSIEKKMKVRLGQKITIPCPPKVLAPVVFKRDTMPIIEKVTVNPSDATTHTGSVTPKAATSIKLKTASGNSLEYPSIYGQYASGGFKLKKNRGAANFIDDYTSGNPYLAFYNDAETGSIVRVVNPMNKKTTYVKVVGKLPISDTSREIIIKLSNKAANDLGAVDNKFLVEVFGYQQ from the coding sequence GTGAAGCAGTTTTTATTCATCCTTTTACTGGCGGTTATTTCGGTCGTGTCTGTTGCGCAGCCATGCGAGCAGCGCCATAAGGTGAAGCGAGGAGAGACTCTATACTCCATCAGCAAAGAATATGGGTTAAAGCCAGAGGATTTGGTCAAAGTCAATCCCTCCATCGAAAAGAAAATGAAGGTTCGGTTGGGACAAAAAATCACCATCCCTTGCCCTCCAAAGGTATTGGCTCCGGTTGTCTTTAAAAGGGACACTATGCCAATCATCGAAAAGGTAACCGTCAATCCATCTGATGCCACAACTCACACCGGAAGTGTCACTCCTAAAGCAGCTACTTCGATAAAACTAAAAACCGCTTCAGGAAATTCTCTGGAGTATCCTTCCATTTACGGCCAATATGCTTCGGGAGGATTTAAGCTAAAGAAAAACCGGGGCGCTGCTAATTTTATTGATGACTACACTTCCGGCAATCCCTATTTGGCCTTTTATAATGATGCAGAAACCGGTTCTATTGTACGGGTGGTGAACCCCATGAACAAGAAAACAACTTATGTAAAGGTAGTTGGCAAACTTCCTATTTCTGACACCAGTCGGGAAATCATCATCAAGCTAAGTAACAAAGCAGCAAACGATCTCGGAGCGGTGGATAATAAATTTCTAGTTGAAGTCTTCGGCTATCAGCAATAA
- a CDS encoding nodulation protein NfeD: protein MCSILNTYGQNKIIYSYEIHQEITPSVSRLTKSAIEEAEKRNAAYLLIDMDTYGGLVDAADEIRTMLLKTKIPTIVFVRNNAASAGALISIACDSIYMSPGSTIGAASVVNQAGELMPEKYQSYMRKKMRATAEETGRNPLIAEGMSDENLVIDSIKEKGKIITLSVKEAMRYGYCNGEVSDPEQIISKLKGGPYIIEKHESSMAESIILWLVNPAVSGVLLLIIFGGIYFEFKAPGTFIPIAVSAMGAMLYFAPLYLEGLAANWEIIVFVAGVALIIVEIFVLPGFGVAGISGILLTVAALTLAMVRNIDFDFSLVPGASLATAFLTVTLAMAAPLVLLLLFGHQIFNSGLFRRMADVAEMKTADGYSIKDNALQKLVGNRGVSVTDLRPAGKIEIDGERYDSISDGDFIAKGTGIKVIRVQASYLIVDHA from the coding sequence TTGTGCAGTATATTAAACACTTATGGGCAGAATAAAATCATCTATAGTTACGAAATACATCAGGAAATCACACCGTCCGTCAGCCGATTGACCAAGTCGGCCATTGAAGAGGCTGAAAAGAGAAATGCGGCTTATCTATTGATTGACATGGATACCTATGGCGGACTAGTGGATGCTGCGGATGAAATCAGAACTATGTTGTTGAAGACAAAAATCCCAACCATTGTGTTTGTCCGCAATAATGCGGCATCGGCTGGAGCCTTAATTTCGATAGCCTGCGATTCAATATATATGAGTCCGGGTTCTACCATTGGAGCCGCTTCGGTAGTGAATCAAGCGGGAGAGTTGATGCCGGAAAAGTATCAAAGCTATATGCGTAAAAAGATGCGCGCCACCGCCGAAGAGACTGGTAGGAATCCATTGATAGCTGAAGGGATGAGTGATGAGAATCTGGTGATTGATTCAATAAAAGAGAAAGGGAAGATCATCACGTTGAGTGTGAAAGAAGCTATGCGTTATGGATATTGTAATGGGGAAGTTTCAGACCCTGAGCAGATTATTTCTAAACTGAAAGGAGGACCATATATAATAGAGAAACACGAAAGCTCAATGGCCGAAAGTATTATACTGTGGCTGGTGAATCCGGCGGTTTCCGGTGTATTGCTGCTTATTATTTTTGGGGGAATATATTTTGAATTTAAAGCACCGGGCACTTTCATCCCTATTGCAGTATCCGCGATGGGGGCTATGCTATATTTCGCTCCCCTCTATTTGGAAGGGCTGGCGGCAAATTGGGAAATCATTGTTTTTGTTGCCGGTGTGGCGTTGATTATTGTTGAAATATTTGTATTGCCGGGCTTTGGTGTGGCGGGTATTTCAGGAATCTTATTGACCGTAGCGGCCTTAACATTGGCCATGGTTCGGAATATTGATTTCGATTTTTCATTGGTTCCGGGTGCTTCTTTGGCCACTGCATTTCTGACCGTTACTTTGGCAATGGCGGCGCCGCTTGTATTATTGCTTCTATTTGGTCATCAGATTTTTAATTCCGGTCTCTTTCGACGGATGGCGGATGTTGCTGAGATGAAAACAGCAGATGGTTATTCAATAAAAGATAATGCGCTACAAAAGTTAGTGGGGAATAGAGGTGTTTCTGTTACCGACCTTCGTCCTGCGGGAAAGATTGAGATAGACGGCGAACGTTACGATTCTATCTCTGATGGTGATTTCATTGCTAAGGGTACAGGCATTAAGGTAATTCGTGTGCAAGCTAGCTATTTGATAGTTGACCATGCATAA
- the kdsB gene encoding 3-deoxy-manno-octulosonate cytidylyltransferase: MKIIGIIPARFASTRFPGKPLTDIEGKSMIRRVYEQAKLATSLSELIVATDDERIKMEVERFGGKVMMTSPDHRNGTERCAEIAAESEADVVINIQGDEPFIHPEQIDLVAGLFTDADTDGMPQIGTLIKTQPLNEELQNPSRVKVVLNKQMEGIYFSRSVIPFIRNHPHFTVQGFHSKLNFQGAEESGEATSTFYKHIGIYGYRRDILLEIVKLSESYLEKAESLEQLRWIENGYHIQCALTTHDALSIDTPEDLQSLKSFRR; this comes from the coding sequence ATGAAGATAATTGGTATCATTCCGGCTCGATTTGCCTCTACCCGTTTTCCAGGCAAGCCGCTGACGGACATTGAAGGCAAGTCTATGATACGAAGGGTGTATGAACAGGCAAAATTGGCGACTTCCTTATCTGAACTGATTGTAGCGACAGACGATGAGAGAATAAAGATGGAGGTCGAGCGTTTTGGAGGGAAAGTGATGATGACTTCACCGGATCACAGGAACGGCACCGAACGTTGTGCTGAAATCGCTGCGGAATCTGAGGCAGATGTTGTTATCAATATTCAGGGCGATGAACCTTTCATTCATCCTGAACAGATTGATTTAGTAGCAGGCTTATTCACAGATGCCGATACTGATGGCATGCCTCAAATCGGTACGCTGATTAAAACCCAACCTCTAAATGAAGAGTTGCAAAATCCATCCAGAGTTAAGGTGGTATTAAATAAGCAAATGGAGGGTATATATTTTAGCCGGAGTGTTATACCTTTTATCCGGAATCATCCTCATTTTACCGTTCAAGGATTCCATTCCAAATTGAACTTTCAGGGCGCAGAAGAAAGTGGAGAAGCTACCAGTACATTTTACAAGCATATCGGTATTTACGGCTACCGCAGAGATATTCTGCTTGAAATTGTGAAACTGTCTGAATCTTATCTGGAAAAGGCAGAGTCCTTAGAGCAGTTGCGCTGGATAGAGAACGGCTACCATATTCAATGCGCACTCACCACCCATGATGCTTTAAGTATTGATACTCCCGAAGATTTACAAAGCCTGAAGAGTTTCAGGAGGTAA
- a CDS encoding ABC transporter ATP-binding protein: MLEAKDIYKQYGSLEVLRGVSISVQKGEIVSLVGPSGAGKSTLLHIIGTLDKPDKGNVEIEGKDVVSLNEKSISSFRNKSIGFIFQFHHLLPEFTALENVCIPAFIGGTARNIAEKKAKELLSLLNLSNRLHHKPGELSGGEQQRVAVARSLINDPVLVMADEPSGNLDTQHAGELHRLFFELRDKLNQTFIIVTHNEELARMADRTITMKDGMIVR; the protein is encoded by the coding sequence ATTCTGGAGGCAAAAGATATTTACAAGCAATATGGGTCTCTTGAAGTTCTTCGGGGGGTATCTATTTCCGTTCAAAAAGGCGAGATTGTTTCTCTGGTTGGGCCTTCAGGCGCTGGCAAGTCCACGCTGCTCCATATAATCGGTACCTTGGACAAACCGGATAAAGGGAACGTGGAAATTGAAGGAAAGGATGTAGTGTCTCTAAACGAAAAATCTATTTCATCCTTCCGGAACAAATCCATCGGGTTTATTTTTCAATTCCATCATCTTTTACCTGAGTTTACGGCTTTAGAGAATGTTTGTATTCCGGCTTTCATCGGTGGAACAGCAAGAAATATCGCCGAAAAAAAGGCTAAGGAATTGCTCTCTCTGCTTAATCTTTCAAATAGATTACATCATAAGCCTGGCGAATTATCGGGAGGAGAGCAACAACGAGTGGCGGTGGCACGCTCACTTATTAATGACCCTGTATTGGTAATGGCAGATGAACCATCGGGAAATCTGGACACGCAACATGCCGGCGAACTTCATCGCCTATTTTTTGAGCTCAGAGATAAATTGAATCAAACGTTCATCATCGTTACCCATAACGAAGAATTGGCTCGAATGGCTGATAGGACAATTACTATGAAGGACGGTATGATTGTCCGGTAG
- a CDS encoding T9SS type A sorting domain-containing protein, which produces MASQSANINTTPVSSGSHNLVLSFDFMSMGSGLSDNASAFYSIDGGTNYTQLDASLKSPSSCGGSGAAIWARRSYVLPANCLSLSNFRVRFNWTNDDDGAGSDPSVAINNVILRDSIPGVGVGTDSVVATITLTPTGSAATPVITTSKDTICASDSTQICVTSTYASYLWNANGNNATTQCVFARNAGNYNVQVTDNNGCTAQSSNLPVTVRPQPSVSITRTGDTLVVFNAVSYQWYRNNVAITPGGTSQLLIASQPGSYTVEITDIYGCKATSTPIATAIHDLANDIHFELYPNPVSEGKLQVVIGKECLGCELQVFDATGRLVHQSLVHTKKSDIDVSHLAKGLYVVKLNNAVRQFIKE; this is translated from the coding sequence ATGGCTTCACAGTCGGCAAATATAAACACGACTCCTGTCAGTTCAGGTAGCCATAATTTGGTATTATCTTTTGATTTTATGAGTATGGGTAGTGGTTTGTCGGATAATGCTTCTGCATTCTACAGCATAGATGGAGGAACTAATTATACGCAGTTGGATGCTTCTCTCAAGTCGCCTAGTTCTTGCGGTGGCAGCGGTGCAGCGATATGGGCTCGTCGTAGTTATGTACTTCCGGCAAATTGCTTGAGCCTTTCAAACTTTAGAGTTCGCTTCAATTGGACTAACGATGATGACGGAGCAGGTTCAGATCCATCTGTAGCTATAAACAACGTCATTCTTCGTGACTCAATTCCGGGAGTTGGCGTAGGTACAGATTCTGTGGTGGCTACTATTACTCTTACTCCAACAGGTAGTGCAGCTACTCCGGTCATCACCACTTCTAAAGATACTATTTGCGCTAGTGATTCAACACAGATTTGCGTGACATCTACTTACGCTTCTTATCTGTGGAACGCGAACGGAAATAATGCTACCACGCAGTGTGTGTTTGCTAGAAATGCCGGTAACTATAACGTTCAGGTAACGGATAATAACGGCTGTACAGCTCAATCAAGTAACCTTCCGGTCACTGTTCGTCCTCAGCCATCTGTTTCTATCACCAGAACCGGTGACACTTTGGTAGTATTTAATGCGGTCAGCTACCAGTGGTATAGAAATAATGTGGCGATTACTCCGGGAGGTACCTCACAATTATTAATTGCCTCTCAACCGGGTTCCTATACCGTGGAAATTACCGATATATACGGATGCAAAGCCACCTCGACACCTATCGCCACGGCGATTCATGATTTAGCAAATGATATTCATTTTGAATTGTATCCTAACCCGGTTTCTGAAGGAAAGTTGCAGGTGGTAATTGGGAAGGAATGCTTAGGTTGTGAATTGCAAGTATTTGATGCTACAGGTCGTCTAGTTCATCAGTCTCTTGTCCATACTAAGAAGTCTGACATAGATGTGTCCCATCTTGCTAAAGGACTATATGTGGTGAAACTTAATAACGCCGTTCGGCAGTTTATCAAGGAATAA